The region GTTGCCATCTGTCTCATGCCAATAAATGTGTCGGCAACGCCCGTCAGGTCAAACTCATGTAATGGTTCCGTTGAGGTATCCGTGTCAGGTATGACCAGCAGATGATCTTTTTTGACCCGGGGAGGTTGTCCATCCGTCAACAGGCCAATGTAGTCGGCTGTAGAGGTCATGCGCGCCGATAGTAGGCGCGTATCGAGCCGAAATCCACTCAGGTGCCCAATTTCAGATAAGAGGGCAATAGCGGCCCCTACCGATACGCAGGTTTTAGGATCTTTGATGGTGAACTCATGTAAATCGCTGAATGGATACCAGAAGTGGGTGGCGGTAGCGACTCGTATGCGATTCATTGGCACGATACGGTCGGGGGGCACGGGCAGGTTTTCCAGGAACATATCCAGAATCACTGGCAGCGTGGATGGGCGACCCGATAACAACACATAGTCGCAACCGTACTGGGAAATGATTCCGCATAAATCGCGTAACATCGTACCGATCACATTTCGGATAGCCTTATAGTTAATCTCTGTCGGCGACACTTCCCAGCTCATCAGCCGGATATCGAACCCAACGGCTCCAACCTGCCGGAATCCTTCATTGATGTAGTCGATCACAGCCGGAATAGGGGCTTCATGTTCTTCAAAAAACTCATCGAATGCAACCTGCCTTACCTGATCGGGATAGGTAGTAATCTGATTCAGCATGCCCTGGGCTATTACGGTGGCAATTTGAGCAGCAAATAGTTTTTTGCGGGTTCGTTTCGCTTCACTGTCGCTGTGTTGATAGGGGCCGAAGAGACTATACAGAACAGAGCCCGACCGCTGAGCGCCCAACCGTCGGGCTTCCTGAGCAATTTGGGGCAGCACACATTCTTCAATGAGTTTTTTCAGAATTTGATCGCCTGCCAGATTAAACCCTTCCCAGAATATTGGATTCGGGAATAAACTAGTAACTGCTCCGGGCTCATATTCATAATGGCCGATCATCAAATCGGTAGTTCCACCCCCGATGTCGACACTGGCTACCATCAGTGATTTGCGCCCATCTGCATTCCCTGCCCGATGGCGGCCCATCGTTTCAAAGAGCAATGGTGCGTTTTCGGAGCCAAACCGATGCACAATTTCGTTGTATAGAAAAACGAGTTGACTACAGGTGGCCTCATCGTAGCTCCAGTGCGTTTTTAACCGTTGAGGATTGTAGTTCTCGCGGAGTTCCCGCAGATTCTGAGGTACCTGTTCCTGGTCTTTATCCTGTTCGGCCAATTGCTCATAGTCAGGAATAATCTCTAGTTCCGGGGCAATGAGTTTGTAGTTTTCGCCATAGTATTCCCGTAACGCCTGAAGCGCGTCGGCGGCACATTCGCGGAGTTTAATCCGTTCTGTTTTGGGCATTGCCGTTGGGCAGGTAAGCACAATGCGCCGTAAACGACGGGGTACACCCTCTTCCGCACGTTCCTGACGAAATTCGTAGCTATTGATATAGCAGAGTGTTTGAAGCAGAATTTCGGTTAGCGCCAGGGTCATGAGTGAACTTCGCGAAAACAGCGGCTCCTGCATGGTTGCATAAGGGGGTTTCCCTTCGGCAAGCGCCTGCTGGTTGGCTTTAGTTAGTAGTCGACCATCTGTGGTGAAGCGATGAGCCAGAGGTAAACTAGCTGCTGACCGCTGAAGGAGTTCGGCATTTTCAGAAAAATAACCCCAGGGTTTGCTCCGCCTATGGGTATCCCAGAGATACCGTTTAGGGCTGGACGACGTCATTTCAAACACTCCGTTTAGGGGCTGGTTGTCGCCAAAAATGATTCCGTATCGCGTCGCTTCCGGGCCTACACGCACTAAGCTGGGCCACCTGAAGAGGTATTCATCCGAAAGCCCTTCTGCTTTGCCAAACGACGTTTCCATAAAGGCCAGCTTCATATCAAAAGGCTGGCTATTACTTTGAGTAGGATTCCAGAGTTCACGGATTTTCAGCCGTCGGGCATCGGTCAGGGCCAGTTCGGCGGGTCGCTCGCGGGCTGTATTTTCAAGGACCAGCCCGCAGGTGCGCGAGTTACCCACGTCGAGTACCAGATTGATATCCAGGCTCCGGCCGAGTGCATTATCCTGCATGGTAATTACTGGAAAGCCGCCCGCCTGCCCTAATAATTTCAGGAGGGTCATATAGAGACCCATATGAAGCAGATAATGCTGTTCGTTCGCTAACTGACGCGGAACACGCTTCTGATTCTTCACCAGCACCTCTTCCAGCCACTCCCGTTTTTGTGATAGGAAATAACCGTTGGCGTCTTCATGGGTAGCGCAGACAAAACGCTCTCCGCTTTGCTGGTCACGACTATCAGGAATCAAATAATTGGTATGGTTGATTTGCGGGTTGTCTTCGTCGTCGCAGCGTGTATCAAAAGCCAATACCAGTTTATGGGTATAGTTGCTGTTTTCGGTTCGCTCCGTTGTTGGGATTTTGCCAAGATACATTCTGGCCCAGGATTGTGGTCCAGGAAGCAGTTTGCGGGGGTTGGCATGGTAATGGTCGGTGCGAAAATAGGGCAATGGTAACCAGACGCCTTCCAGCACGTTCAGGGCATCGCGTCCCTGAATCGTTATCAGGTGATCTTCGCGGAGATATTGCAGGGTTTCGGGCAGGATTTTACTTTCATCGATTGTACCGTCGGTCATAAAAGCCTCCACGTTCAGATCGAGTCGGCTGACATAACGCCCATTTTCGAGTTGATGTGGAATAACCAGATACACTCGATCAGCTTCCGGGTCGTCCTGTTCAACATATTCAAAGCGCAACCGAGGGGCTGGTGATGAGTCACCCAGATTGAGCGGTATATCAATAAACTGGATACCAGAGTTAGCAATTAGTGAAGCTGTATTCATGGGAAACGAGTGGTTTTCGGGAAGATGTAGTGTTAGATCGCTACCGGTTCAAATTTTATGGTTGGCTCAGACTTGCACACGCGGCATACAGGGGCACCGATAAAATTCAGCGTATCACAAACCTGTCCCGCCTTGATGACCTGTCCATCGAGAAAGAGGTCTTCTTTAAGAATGTTCTTACAAACTTTATATTCAGGTGGTGGGGGCGGGGCAATAGAGTTAATTGGCCGGAGTTTTATAAACTGGCGCTTTTCCTGCCAGCCGTCTGGCCCAAGCCATTGGCCCTTTTGTTCAATAGCACATACCTCGCCGGTTGTTGTACTGATCGTGTTGTTCCCCTTGTTACGTGGCCCCCCGGGCTTTTGGATCACATCCTTTATCCCTAAAAAATCGGTTTCAAAAACCTGTGCGTCTTTATGAACCCGCACCTGTTTATTGGCTGAGCTAGCCAGTTGATTAATGATTTCCGTTTGGCTGATGTAATAACTTTGCCCTAAAGAAAAAAAAGTGATTTTCACTTTTTTAGGATCGCTTTCCTGCTCCCAGGTAATAGACTGCATGATGCTGTTGGGCGTTTAAGAGGTGATACTTGCTGTTCGTGTTAACTAGAAAAATGGTGTGGATAGAATCGGAATAACCGCCTTGTAAAAGCAGATAAGCAATCGTAAAGCTGGTTGGTTAAAGGTTCTCGTTCAATACCTACTTGTAGGGGTTTCACCTACGGCTGAGCCTGATTTTTCATTTTCAGTGCAATGACATGATGGCTATTTTGTAACATTGGTACGCTAAACCGTCTGCCTTACATATAACTTTATTGCTTACCCATCATTCAGGTTATCATCCTCTAGCTTTTTTATTTATGTCTCCTGCTACACCTGCTACCAAGATCAATCCTTATTATCTGCCTGAGCCGAAGGGATGCGGAGGGAAAGTGAGCTGCCCCTACAGGAATAAGCCATCGACCATGAAGCCTGAAGATTTTGGCCCAACTGATATCGCCATTGGCTTTAATGATACGATCTGCGTAGTCTGTGGGCGGGGCTTCTCTAATCCCATTCCCGACCCTCCTGAGAAACCTAAAGAGGAAGGTGAGCCCCGGCGTAGTCCGCTTGGAGCCTATTTGTTAGGAGCTGCTATTTTGATAGGATTGGCTGTGTGGTGGTTTTCTCGAACTAAAGTATGTCCTAAGGGCGAAGTTGCGGCTGGTGATACCTGTGTTAATTATCAGTTACATCAGAAGCTTTGTGACGGGAATGGTGGTTTTACCGTCGGTAAATCGCTGAAGCAGGCGTGCGGGAATAAGCCTGTTCCCCCCTGCTCTAAGGGAGAAATAATTGGTGATACAATAATCAGTAGAAAGAAATTCAGGAAAGTGTGCGATGGAAACGGCGGGGTTACTGTCGTTCCTGTACCCATCGAAGACGATGATAAGCCTACTCCACCAGCTCCATTTGTTCCTGGTCGGCCATACGTGGTGAATCGAGATGGAAAGTGCCGTCTTGAAAAATATAATGCCGAAGGTGGGCTTGAGTATCAGCTAACGCTTGAGCCCGGCGATCCTCGTTGTAAAGGTGCCAGAAAAGCGAAGGTACTTCGGTAAGATGGGCTATTGGTGTTTAATCAACACCAATACCGGTACGATACTACCTATAGCATTGGGCTGAACGCTAAAATCCACACGGTTGATTTCATGACGAATAGCTGAAGGAGAAACTATACTCTGCTTTTTTAGAGCCTGCTGTAACCGATTAAGTAACGATCCGGTATTACTAGTCGTCAGTTCCTTCTCGATCTGAACGGTCTGGAGTGGCTTATTGGAAAATAATAGAATAAAATAATCTGTACCTGGCACATTGTCTAACTCAACGAAGAGTTCCGGAGGATAAGCTACCGCCGTACCAGGTGGCAGTAAGGCACTGTGCATTTGGATAAATTGGCCAGTGGCGTTCTGACCAACTTGCGGAAAAAGTTTCTGAACGATGGTTGGCGTATGTTCATCAGTGCCCAACGCGTAGAGATAAGCCTGCCGGTCGTTGTTAACGACGAATTTGAAGGCCGTGTTGAAATTATACGGCTGGGTCATTCGATATACCAGCATGCCTGTTTCCTGTGTAGCCGTAGCATCAAGTTGAACGGGCATCTGCCCGGCATCTTTCTGTTCAAACGAGATACTGGCTTTCAGACCATTGACCTCATACGTGGCTCCTGTTTCGAAAGAAGGATATACCTGTAGTGCGTAGCGCGTAAATCGAGCCAGGTCATTGTAACGAATCCAGCAAAATCCTCCTTCCCCCCATTTGTCTCCCCAACTGTTGACCACCTGAAAAGCCCCTCCCGACGGATCGTCTTTGTAGCCTAGCACGCACAAAGCATGTGCTGTCCCCGATTTTTTATCAGCAAGCCGTTGTTTTATTAACTCATTGTCTGCTGCGGAGGGCTCCCAAAGTGAACTTCGTAACGTCGTAAACGAATTTGTTGGGAAAAAACTGACAACGACGGGAAAACCTTCAGCCAGTGCATTCTTTAGTTTAGCGATTTTGTCATCAGGTTCGTCATCAAAATTCAAAATCCGATGCGTTTCAGCGATGCGGTGCTGTTTTGCCTGCGACTCAAAGCTTGCGGTGCTTACTCCGCAGGCTGGGTAACCCAATGGACTGAAGGGTACAATACCACGCTCCCTCAATACCTTGGCGGCCAAATCCACACTTAATCCTATTGTACAATCTCTGTCACTCGGAAATTTAGCTTCATTATAGAGATAGGTGGGCGAAAAAGCCATCGCTTTTATTTTTGCCGGGTCCGTTTCATTATGCTGCCGTGCCTCCATAATTGTCCGCAGGTAGTAACCAAGTGCAAAAGCCATACAGGTGCCATATCCTTTTCCCTGATTAAGAGGCTGGGGACAATAGGCTTTATACGAAACTTCAGGAGGAAGTACCATAAGCCCGGCAGTCCGTTTCTGTATGATGGGCGCTTTGGCGGGCAAGCGTAGGTAACTTTCATCATCCATAATCAGTCCCTGAGCCTTGCTCTGCCAACCCAAAGCCAGCAATAGACAAAGAACCTGTAGCGAGTATACAAATGGTTTCATGAGCGGATAGTAACAGATGAAAGCTTTTATAAGCCGTGTAGGCTCAGCGTTTTAACGCTTTTACTAGTTTTTTGGCCTCAACCTGGTATGGATGTCCTTCAATGTGGGCAACTCGGTCTAGTACGGCAAGAGCCTGCGGACGCTGATGATTACGAAGGTAACCGAGCGCCAGATACCATTCGGCTGTGTTACGCCAATGGCCAGGATACCCCTCCAGAACGGTTTGCTGAAGAACCGGAATGGCCCGTGTTGTTCGTTGTTTCTGCAATAAGCTGATGGCTTGTAGCACCGCAATTGAATCCCGGCCGACAGCCTCCGAATCAGTAAGTGCCCCGGCATCGACTTCTTCATTGGGCAGAACAATCGGTGGTGGCGATGATTTCGGAATCGCTTTAAAGTACGTATCGGCCAATTGACGATCCATATCCAGATTTGATGGGTCCGTAATTGGCATGTGGATCGTGTCGGTAGGCGAAACGGAAGAGCTGGTATCAGAAGATAATGTATCCTGTCCTGTGCGGTGGGGAGGCCGATGGTGTTGGCCGATCTCTGATCCTGAAAGATTGAACAAACGGTCAATAGCGGGTCGTAAAAAGAGCCCGGCCACTATAAATATCAGGGCAGCCGCTACCCAGGCCATAGGTACGTACCAATTGGGTCGTTTAACAACGCCGGTTTTGGCTTCGGCTTCTTCGTTATCTAATTCTTGTTTGACACGGGCGTACATATCTGCCACGTCCCGCCGATTATTCGCCAGATGTACTCCCCGGCGAATACGACGCTGAAGGGCTAGCTCATCCTGAAGAGCTTTATTCTGAAGAACCTCAGCTTCGAAAACTGGCCGTTGATCAGGCGGCATTCGGTTAGTTAAGTAAGCTGCGATATCTTCGTGTTGCTGGTCATTCAGTTCTTCCATTTATACAACTAGTAAAAAAAATCGTAAACAGTTTCTCAAATTGCTCTTTGGCCCGATGATGTTTAAGCTTAGCAGATCCATACGTTATACCGGCCTTATTGGCGTATTCGCTCAGGCTCAAATTTTTAAAGTACATCCAGTCGATAATATCCCGGAGTGCTGGGGTAAGGTTATTAAAAGCCTGCGTAACCGCTTTTTCCTGGCATTCGTCTTCGTCGGTTGGGCCTTCACTAACTGGTTCATCAAAGATATCTTCGGGATCAACCATTAATTTTCCTTCTTTCTGGGACTTTTTCCACCAGGTTTTTAATAAAAAGGTGGCTATCGTTCCAACATAACCAATCGGCTTATTGCCAGTACACTGATATTTTCCATCATCGATATGGCCTACAAAACGGAATAGTGCCTCCTGAATAACGTCGTCCACGACCATTTCAGGCACACTCCAATTACTGGCATATTTTCGAACAAACCGGATGAGACTTTTAGTCAGGCAATCCCAGGCCCTCGCATCGCGGGGATTCCTGCGCGTGAGGGCCTGGCAAAAAAACATGGCATCTTTCTCAAAGTTTGCACAAATGTTAACGGATTGATGAGGGGGTATTGATTTAGGCATCAGGGAGGCTAGGGGATAAATACCCGCGAAATATAGCCAATCTGGTCATAAATTAAGAATAATTAGTTGCCGTTATTGCAGGTTTATATGTTACAGAATCAGGCTGCCTGAGAGCTGGAATAGGCATCTGGGTCACCCCCTCTAAATTCCTGAATAGTGGCCCGAAAAAAGTCGAACCATAACTCATCACGATGGGTATAATAGAGCCAAACATGCTGTTTTTTTGCACCTAGAAGAACGTCGCCATCAAACAGGAGATTTTTAACAACCTGCATCTGAAAATCCCGAATGCGCCGGTGTACTGTTCCTCCAAGAATAAATGATCGATTAGTAGCATAGGCATCTCCCATCATTACCTGATAGATCTGCCAACGGCCTTTCTTTCCCAGAGCGGCCAGATTCATCCAGATCGTTCCAATTTCAATAATGTCGTTGGCGGGAATACCTGCCTGCTCAAGCATGGCTTTTTGCTGTTCTTCGGAGTGAGCGGATAAATAGCGGTAAGGAGCGTTGGCGTTGATACTGTAACCCGCTACCCATTCGTCCGGGCGCTGATCTTCGATGAAAACGCGCACTATGCTAGTTTGTAAAAATGACATGTCGGTTGGTATACCATCACTTTTTTGATAGTATATCTTAGCAAATTGAGCTAGTTCAGCTTCTGTGTGGATTAGTTTTGTGTGTAACATAGAAAGCAATAATTAGTAGTCAGCTATTTATTGCTTTCCATGCTATAGGTTATCAATCATGTAAATCGTTTTTTCGGGATAGAATCAAATTGGGTTGATAACTGTAAGAAAAGACCCCTCTTACAGTGTATAAAGCCTACTGCCAATTTTGAGATCAATTCCGCGAACACTTCCTTTATGAGAAATAAAGAAATAAATCTGGTATTACTGGATGACCACAAAGTAGTAGTCGATGGAATTTGCAGTTTGTTAAGCGATGATCCCTCAATAGTTGTTAAAGAGGTTTTTACGAAT is a window of Spirosoma linguale DSM 74 DNA encoding:
- a CDS encoding RNA polymerase, sigma-24 subunit, ECF subfamily (TIGRFAM: RNA polymerase sigma factor, sigma-70 family~KEGG: scl:sce8766 ECF family RNA polymerase sigma factor), translated to MPKSIPPHQSVNICANFEKDAMFFCQALTRRNPRDARAWDCLTKSLIRFVRKYASNWSVPEMVVDDVIQEALFRFVGHIDDGKYQCTGNKPIGYVGTIATFLLKTWWKKSQKEGKLMVDPEDIFDEPVSEGPTDEDECQEKAVTQAFNNLTPALRDIIDWMYFKNLSLSEYANKAGITYGSAKLKHHRAKEQFEKLFTIFFTSCINGRTE
- a CDS encoding virulence protein SrfB (KEGG: ent:Ent638_4239 virulence protein SrfB), which codes for MNTASLIANSGIQFIDIPLNLGDSSPAPRLRFEYVEQDDPEADRVYLVIPHQLENGRYVSRLDLNVEAFMTDGTIDESKILPETLQYLREDHLITIQGRDALNVLEGVWLPLPYFRTDHYHANPRKLLPGPQSWARMYLGKIPTTERTENSNYTHKLVLAFDTRCDDEDNPQINHTNYLIPDSRDQQSGERFVCATHEDANGYFLSQKREWLEEVLVKNQKRVPRQLANEQHYLLHMGLYMTLLKLLGQAGGFPVITMQDNALGRSLDINLVLDVGNSRTCGLVLENTARERPAELALTDARRLKIRELWNPTQSNSQPFDMKLAFMETSFGKAEGLSDEYLFRWPSLVRVGPEATRYGIIFGDNQPLNGVFEMTSSSPKRYLWDTHRRSKPWGYFSENAELLQRSAASLPLAHRFTTDGRLLTKANQQALAEGKPPYATMQEPLFSRSSLMTLALTEILLQTLCYINSYEFRQERAEEGVPRRLRRIVLTCPTAMPKTERIKLRECAADALQALREYYGENYKLIAPELEIIPDYEQLAEQDKDQEQVPQNLRELRENYNPQRLKTHWSYDEATCSQLVFLYNEIVHRFGSENAPLLFETMGRHRAGNADGRKSLMVASVDIGGGTTDLMIGHYEYEPGAVTSLFPNPIFWEGFNLAGDQILKKLIEECVLPQIAQEARRLGAQRSGSVLYSLFGPYQHSDSEAKRTRKKLFAAQIATVIAQGMLNQITTYPDQVRQVAFDEFFEEHEAPIPAVIDYINEGFRQVGAVGFDIRLMSWEVSPTEINYKAIRNVIGTMLRDLCGIISQYGCDYVLLSGRPSTLPVILDMFLENLPVPPDRIVPMNRIRVATATHFWYPFSDLHEFTIKDPKTCVSVGAAIALLSEIGHLSGFRLDTRLLSARMTSTADYIGLLTDGQPPRVKKDHLLVIPDTDTSTEPLHEFDLTGVADTFIGMRQMATERWIATPLYKIEFASDRAKALLMPKLPLKLRVRRANAREKEKLTLANLQTIPDPKTGKDIPALQLSLCTLIDPHGHWLDTGNFHLDPYIN
- a CDS encoding peptidase C1A papain (PFAM: peptidase C1A papain~KEGG: sit:TM1040_0842 peptidase C1A, papain), giving the protein MKPFVYSLQVLCLLLALGWQSKAQGLIMDDESYLRLPAKAPIIQKRTAGLMVLPPEVSYKAYCPQPLNQGKGYGTCMAFALGYYLRTIMEARQHNETDPAKIKAMAFSPTYLYNEAKFPSDRDCTIGLSVDLAAKVLRERGIVPFSPLGYPACGVSTASFESQAKQHRIAETHRILNFDDEPDDKIAKLKNALAEGFPVVVSFFPTNSFTTLRSSLWEPSAADNELIKQRLADKKSGTAHALCVLGYKDDPSGGAFQVVNSWGDKWGEGGFCWIRYNDLARFTRYALQVYPSFETGATYEVNGLKASISFEQKDAGQMPVQLDATATQETGMLVYRMTQPYNFNTAFKFVVNNDRQAYLYALGTDEHTPTIVQKLFPQVGQNATGQFIQMHSALLPPGTAVAYPPELFVELDNVPGTDYFILLFSNKPLQTVQIEKELTTSNTGSLLNRLQQALKKQSIVSPSAIRHEINRVDFSVQPNAIGSIVPVLVLIKHQ